Below is a genomic region from Spongiibacter nanhainus.
AACAATATCCGTCAACATAGTGTGGGCCTGGCGCGTTTATTGATAACCGTTGGCCGCGTAGTCTACCTGAAATTCCACCCCCGAGACCCGGGAGACACCGGTTTCCAGTTCGCCGCCTGGGTGCAAGCGCAACCAGCGATAGCCTGGACTGAGGTCATCCAGGGCAAAATCCTCGCTACCGGGCTTGAACTGAATGCAGGTGGAGGGCGTGGTGAGCAGCGACACGCCGCGGTGCTCATTTTCCGACGCCTGATGTACGTGACCACAGATCACCGCCTTGACGCAATCCGGCAGCTGGGAGAAGAACGCATCGGCATTGCTGACCCGCTGCTCATCCAACCATTGGCAGCCAATCGGCTGAAGATGGTGATGAAGAAACACTACCGCCGGCCGGCCGGGCTCTAAATCGGCCAATAGCGCTAACTGATCACCGCGCAGCTGGCCACCCACCTGATCGGGTACCGCCGAGTCCAGCATCAGCAGTTGCCAGCCACCCAAATCAACTCGATTGGCCAGCACATCACTGGCCACAATCTGCCGAAGCGTATCGATATCGTCGTGATTGCCAGGCAGCCAGACCATGCGCTCGGCCACGCCGTTAAGCAGCGGGAACAAGCGTCGATAAGCCTGAGTGCTGGCATCTGCCGCCATATCTCCCGACACCACCAGCAAATCAATGTGGGCCTGCTCGTGTTGCAACAGCGATACTACCGCAGCCAAACTGTGGTCGGCATCCATCCCCAGCAGCGCCTCACCGGGCTCGCTACCCAAATGGCAGTCGCTAATTTGCACCACGGTATAGGCACGCCCACCGCTACTCACAGCAGTGTCGCTGGCTGAAT
It encodes:
- the cpdA gene encoding 3',5'-cyclic-AMP phosphodiesterase, whose translation is MGQRSIDNSASDTAVSSGGRAYTVVQISDCHLGSEPGEALLGMDADHSLAAVVSLLQHEQAHIDLLVVSGDMAADASTQAYRRLFPLLNGVAERMVWLPGNHDDIDTLRQIVASDVLANRVDLGGWQLLMLDSAVPDQVGGQLRGDQLALLADLEPGRPAVVFLHHHLQPIGCQWLDEQRVSNADAFFSQLPDCVKAVICGHVHQASENEHRGVSLLTTPSTCIQFKPGSEDFALDDLSPGYRWLRLHPGGELETGVSRVSGVEFQVDYAANGYQ